One genomic segment of Suncus etruscus isolate mSunEtr1 chromosome 15, mSunEtr1.pri.cur, whole genome shotgun sequence includes these proteins:
- the JSRP1 gene encoding junctional sarcoplasmic reticulum protein 1: protein MTARALEEVDAGLGSLQAALSLREDAGSWPQELVVEGSPAGGANAGPKEPEDSERGKDKLKAAPRSPARRKTQPAPPPQPPPPPPPPARRQELLWGSLSLNQCCGGRSNRPSSSPNPNPNPGALGSAQLSSKGAGAGTAPGKRILQGSFTEAEEPAEVPGNGEAVEAAGEDSASRSVPEPKEKRKKEPRPKRERERPQEKRELEARPRQEKQRREKARREEEPRRKARASWDPEPRKRPARESRRHSDPDPRPLGRKHRAGKGRD from the exons ATGACAGCCAGAGCCTTGGAGGAGGTGGATGCAGGCCTGGGGAGCTTGCAGGCAG CTTTATCCCTAAGGGAGGATGCTGGCAGCTGGCCCCAG GAGCTGGTGGTTGAGGGCAGTCCGGCAGGTGGTGCTAATGCAGGGCCCAAGGAACCGGAGGATTCTGAAAGGGGCAAGGACAAGCTGAAAGCAG CTCCTCGGAGCCCCGCGCGCAGGAAAACGCAGCCAGCACCACCCCCGCAGCctcccccgccgccgccgcctcccgcTAGGCGCCAGGAGCTGCTCTGGGGGTCTCTCTCGCTTAACCA ATGCTGTGGTGGGAGAAGCAACCGccccagctccagccccaatcccAACCCCAACCCGGGCGCCTTGGGTTCCGCCCAGCTCAGCTCCAAAGGAGCCGGAGCCGGCACCGCCCCCGGTAAGCGCATCCTTCAAGGATCCTTCACGG AGGCAGAGGAGCCCGCTGAGGTTCCGGGGAACGGAGAGGCGGTAGAGGCGGCTGGAGAGGACTCTGCGTCCCGCTCGGTCCCCGAGCCCAAAGAGAAGCGGAAGAAGGAGCCGAGACccaagagggagagggagaggccgCAGGAGAAGCGGGAGCTGGAGGCGAGGCCGCGGCAGGAGAAACAGAGGCGCGAGAAGGCACGACGAGAAGAGGAACCCCGGAGAAAGGCACGCGCCTCGTGGGACCCCGAGCCTAGGAAGCGCCCGGCCAGGGAGTCACGGCGTCACTCGGACCCGGATCCCCGGCCTCTGGGCCGAAAGCACCGTGCGGGCAAAGGGCGGGACTGA
- the AMH gene encoding muellerian-inhibiting factor produces MCVPPLCLLPLVLMGLGAGTPTQEMPTVPGPPATDTGGLIFSWDWDWEAPEPWLPRVPHEPLCLVMLNGGSSVPLQVVGAPSPSEQAFLQAVRRARWVPQDLAMFGVCSTSSDQPALQNLQRLGARLGEPGGLRLVVLHLEEVTWEPVPALKFKEPPRGATGPQELALLVLYSGPGTEVTVTGTGLQGNQSLCPSGDTRFLVLALDQPSGAWQGRGLALTLHNRQGASLSPAQTQALLFGSEPRSFRRPSPILLLLPTPSPSPTPLPAQGRLDTAPFPPPKPSLSPEELPARPDPFLETLTRLVRALRGAPGPSSPSRLALDPGVLAGFPQGLVVNLSDPAALERLLDSGEEPLLLLLLPTARAGDPATPPGPTSAPWAAGLARRVAAELRAAAAELRGLSGLPPAAPPLLARLLELCPDGSGDPGAPGEPLRALLLLKALQGLRAEWRGREQRERGGSARAQRSAGAAAADGPCALRELSVDLRAERSVLIPETYQANNCQGACKWPQSDRNPHYGNHVVLLLKMQARGTTLARPPCCVPTAYAGKLLISLSEDRISAHHVPNMVATECGCR; encoded by the exons ATGTGTGTGCCCCCTCTCTGCCTGCTGCCTCTTGTCCTGATGGGCCTGGGGGCTGGGACCCCAACCCAGGAGATGCCCACTGTGCCTGGACCCCCAGCCACAGATACTGGGGGACTGATCTTCAGCTGGGACTGGGATTGGGAGGCCCCTGAGCCCTGGCTGCCTAGGGTACCCCATGAGCCTCTGTGCTTGGTAATGCTGAACGGGGGCAGCAGCGTTCCCCTGCAGGTGGTGGGGGCTCCGAGCCCCTCGGAGCAGGCTTTCCTCCAGGCAGTGCGGAGAGCACGCTGGGTGCCCCAGGATCTGGCCATGTTTGGGGTGTGCAGCACCAGCTCCGACCAGCCCGCCCTGCAGAATCTTCAGCGACTTGGGGCCCGGCTGGGGGAGCCTGGGGGGCTGCGCCTGGTGGTCCTGCACTTGGAGGAAG TGACGTGGGAGCCTGTACCTGCCCTGAAATTTAAGGAGCCTCCACGAGGAGCAACTGGACCCCAAGAATTGGCCCTGCTGGTTCTGTACTCTGGGCCAGGCACCGAGGTCACTGTCACAGGGACCGGACTACAGGGCAACCAG AGCCTCTGCCCCTCGGGAGACACCCGCTTCCTAGTACTGGCCTTGGATCAACCTTCGGGGGCCTGGCAGGGACGCGGACTCGCCCTGACTCTGCACAACCGTCAAG GCGCATCGCTGAGCCCTGCCCAGACGCAGGCACTGCTGTTCGGCTCAGAGCCCCGCAGCTTTCGGCGGCCAAGCCCGATTCTGCTTCTGCTGCCCACTCCTTCGCCCTCACCCACGCCGCTGCCCGCACAAGGCCGTCTGGACACCGCTCCATTCCCACCGCCCAA GCCGTCTCTGTCTCCGGAGGAGCTGCCGGCCCGCCCTGACCCCTTCCTGGAGACGCTCACGCGCTTGGTGCGCGCTCTGCGGGGGGCCCCGGGCCCATCCTCGCCTTCCCGGCTAGCCCTGGACCCGGGCGTGCTGGCCGGCTTCCCGCAGGGCCTCGTGGTCAATCTGTCGGACCCCGCAGCGCTGGAGCGCCTTCTGGACAGCGGCGAGGAGCCGCTGCTGTTACTACTGCTGCCCACGGCCCGCGCTGGGGACCCCGCAACGCCGCCCGGCCCCACGTCCGCCCCCTGGGCCGCGGGCCTGGCTCGTCGGGTGGCAGCGGAGCTGCGGGCGGCTGCTGCCGAGCTGCGGGGACTCTCGGGACTGCCACCCGCCGCCCCGCCTCTGCTCGCGCGCCTGCTGGAGTTGTGCCCCGACGGCTCGGGGGACCCGGGTGCCCCGGGGGAGCCGCTCCGCGCGCTGCTGCTGCTGAAGGCGCTGCAGGGGCTGCGCGCCGAGTGGCGGGGCCGCGAGCAACGTGAGCGCGGGGGATCGGCGCGGGCCCAGCGCAGCGCGGGTGCCGCCGCCGCCGACGGGCCGTGCGCGCTGCGGGAGCTGAGCGTGGACCTGCGCGCCGAGCGCTCCGTGCTCATCCCCGAGACGTACCAAGCCAACAACTGCCAGGGCGCGTGCAAGTGGCCGCAGTCGGACCGCAACCCGCACTACGGCAACCACGTGGTGCTGCTGCTGAAGATGCAGGCGCGGGGCACCACCCTGGCACGGCCGCCCTGCTGCGTGCCCACGGCCTACGCGGGCAAGCTGCTCATCAGCCTGTCCGAGGACCGCATCAGCGCGCACCACGTCCCCAACATGGTGGCCACCGAGTGCGGCTGCCGCTAA
- the SF3A2 gene encoding splicing factor 3A subunit 2, with amino-acid sequence MDFQHRPGGKTGSGGVASASESNRDRRERLRQLALETIDINKDPYFMKNHLGSYECKLCLTLHNNEGSYLAHTQGKKHQTNLARRAAKEAKEAPAQPAPEKVKVEVKKFVKIGRPGYKVTKQRDTDMGQQSLLFQIDYPEIAEAIMPRHRFMSAYEQRIEPPDRRWQYLLMAAEPYETIAFKVPSREIDKAEGKFWTHWNRETKQFFLQFHFKMEKPPAPPSLPAGPPGVKRPPPPLMNGLPPRPPLPESLPPPPPGGLPLPPMPPSGPAPSGPPGPPQLPPPAPGVHPPAPGVHPPAPGVHPPAPGVHPPAPGVHPPAPGVHPPAPGVHPPAPGVHPPAPGVHPPPAAGVHPQAPGVHPPPAAGVHPQPPGVHPPAPAVHPQAPGVHPPAPGIHPQPPGVHPPPPGVHPAAPGVHPPAPGVHPANPGVHPPAPMPPMLRPPLPSEGPGSIPPPPPTN; translated from the exons ATGGATTTCCAGCACCGGCCTGGGGGCAAGACAGGCAGTGGGGGGGTGGCCTCGGCCTCCGAGAGCAACCGGGACAGACGAGAGCGCCTTCGGCAGCTGGCTCTGGAAACCATCGACATTAACAAG GATCCATATTTCATGAAGAACCACCTGGGCTCCTATGAGTGTAAACTCTGCCTGACTCTGCACAACAATGAG GGCAGTTACCTCGCACATACCCAGGGCAAGAAACATCAGACCAACTT GGCCCGGCGGGCAGCCAAAGAGGCCAAGGAGGCCCCGGCCCAGCCGGCCCCAGAGAAGGTTAAAGTGGAGGTGAAGAAGTTTGTCAAGATTGGCCGCCCTGGTTATAAAG TGACCAAGCAGAGGGACACGGACATGGGCCAGCAGAGCTTGCTCTTCCAG ATCGACTACCCTGAGATCGCTGAAGCCATCATGCCACGGCACCGCTTCATGTCAGCCTATGAGCAGCGCATCGAGCCCCCAGACCGGCGCTGGCAGTACCTGCTTATGGCGGCTGAGCCCTACGAGACCATTGCCTTCAAG GTGCCCAGCCGGGAGATAGACAAGGCCGAGGGCAAGTTCTGGACTCACTGGAACCGTGAGACCAAGCAG TTCTTCCTACAGTTCCACTTCAAAATGGAGAAGCCGCCAgcgcccccaagcctgcctgcagGGCCCCCAGGCGTGAAGCGGCCCCCACCCCCGCTGATGAATGGCCTCCCCCCAAGGCCCCCACTACCTGAGTCTCTGCCCCCGCCACCCCCAGGGGGCCTGCCCCTGCCCCCCATGCCACCCAGCGGGCCTGCCCCATCAGGGCCCCCAGGACCTCCCCAGCTGCCTCCTCCAGCACCTGGGGTCCACCCACCAGCACCTGGGGTTCACCCTCCAGCTCCTGGGGTGCATCCCCCAGCTCCTGGGGTCCATCCCCCTGCTCCTGGCGTTCACCCCCCGGCACCCGGGGTTCACCCACCAGCTCCTGGGGTACACCCCCCAGCCCCTGGTGTCCATCCTCCAGCCCCTGGGGTACACCCTCCTCCAGCTGCCGGGGTACACCCTCAAGCCCCCGGGGTCCACCCCCCTCCAGCTGCCGGAGTCCACCCCCAACCCCCTGGGGTGCACCCACCAGCTCCTGCAGTTCACCCCCAGGCCCCAGGGGTGCACCCACCCGCCCCTGGGATCCATCCCCAGCCTCCAGGAGTTCATCCCCCACCCCCGGGTGTTCACCCAGCAGCTCCTGGGGTCCATCCTCCTGCTCCGGGTGTCCATCCTGCAAACCCAGGGGTGCATCCTCCAGCACCCATGCCCCCGATGCTGAGACCCCCACTACCCTCCGAGGGCCCCGGGAGcattccccctcctcccccaaccaaCTGA
- the PLEKHJ1 gene encoding pleckstrin homology domain-containing family J member 1, translated as MRYNEKELQALSRQPAELAAELGMRGPKKGSVVKRRLVKLVVNFLFYFRTDEAEPVGALLLEHCRVTREEPSGFSISFLEDPDRKYHFECCSDAQCQEWMEALRRASYEFMRRSLIFYRSEIQKMTGKDPLEQFGISEEARFQLGGLKA; from the exons ATGCGCTACAACGAGAAGGAGCTGCAGGCACTGTCCCGGCAGCCGGCCGAGTTGGCGGCGGAGCTGGGCATGCGGGGCCCCAAGAAGGGCAGCG TGGTCAAGCGGCGGCTGGTGAAGCTGGTGGTGAATTTCCTCTTCTACTTCCGGACGGACGAGGCCGAG CCCGTCGGAGCCTTGCTGCTGGAGCACTGCAGAGTGACCCGGGAAGAGCCCAGCGGCTTCTCCATCA GCTTCTTGGAAGACCCGGATCGAAAATACCACTTTGAGTGCTGCAGTGATGCACAGTGTCAGGAGTGGATGGAGGCTCTGCGAAGAGCCAG CTACGAGTTCATGCGCAGGAGCCTCATCTTCTATAGGAGTGAGATCCAGAAGATGACAGGCAAG GACCCCCTGGAGCAGTTTGGTATCTCGGAGGAAGCCAGGTTCCAGTTGGGCGGACTGAAAGCCTGA